From Musa acuminata AAA Group cultivar baxijiao chromosome BXJ3-8, Cavendish_Baxijiao_AAA, whole genome shotgun sequence, one genomic window encodes:
- the LOC135645052 gene encoding uncharacterized protein LOC135645052 isoform X2 — protein sequence MAGEEELLASYPMYFGVSCAFVAIDLMSRRRCLDVESSRRSRLGEMMLKGSAQLLGLLVERAQSRGGAREMKLKKAELELDELKRRRTEDAKANEKVVAIFAAHEQRWIAERKSLRLQIQALVKELQIMKSKHEDAISNLEKRLEEDERVMLLKDEALEQEQKKRKEMEEKLQLAEEVAEAVTERAKQEAQDHSAELWKHKTAFVELVSSQRQMEAEMGRALRQAEAAKQELEEVLERKQEVAAMVDRLSREMVKMQKDSEQKDKILSAMLRKSKLDAAEKQRLLKEVKMSKAKKKQAELEMERWRNMWESKHKKSSRDLHSVDVGSSQIRRLELPLETSGHNPKNLLLDCFAAEGKKEQDSSTTIEDDNGTAAGCYDHYSSDEADEPDWIRRETEKYATILEQKHYAEIDAFAEQMRQKDEKLEAFRWRVLSMELETKQLKSHIEGLDGNLFHLREENIRLEAMLLDKEREIKSLKEEVSFHVRNVERNSSSFLPCPEACLSQSLWPEVKITNKRPTEKAEKDDQNDTEDTTVMQSGSRSDREALLEESGSIDVDDTDSAESPSPTSNLQDRIDRTVSLSEDQANNISVTSSSANREIEEEEVNLARGNAQESNGRRKGCAETAGVMKDTSWKMDIQALAISYKIKRLKQQLVVLEKLVGSQANKDDASSTPDGSNDEKRDEHRQQLKGLLLLKSLLHKQLKRYQSLEEKTDDLCRRMHENYRSGSRRESQNGRTNEQTVTLRRFLEETFQLQRYMVATGQKLMEMQTRIASTFSGAVMLDESVKFNMGQFSDIVRTLFREIQRGLEVRIARVIGDLEGTLACDGILHRWSCGHMV from the exons ATGGCAGGCGAGGAGGAACTGTTAGCTTCCTATCCCATGTATTTTGGAGTTTCTTGCGCTTTCGTTGCTATCGATCTTATGTCGAGGAGGAGATGTCTTGATGTGGAGAGCAGCCGGCGTTCTCGCTTAGGGGAAATGATGCTCAAGGGGAGTGCTCAGCTGCTGGGTTTGCTTGTGGAGAGAGCTCAAAGCAGGGGAGGGGCTCGGGAGATGAAGCTAAAGAAAGCTGAATTGGAGCTCGATGAGCTGAAGCGGAGAAGAACCGAGGACGCCAAGGCCAATGAGAAAGTCGTCGCCATCTTCGCTGCCCATGAACAGAGATGGATTGCGGAAAGGAAGAGTCTGAGGCTTCAGATCCAAGCTCTGGTCAAGGAGCTGCAGATCATGAAGTCAAAGCACGAAGACGCCATTTCGAATTTGGAGAAGAGGCTCGAGGAGGATGAGCGAGTGATGCTACTCAAGGACGAGGCCTTGGAGCAGGagcagaagaagaggaaggagatgGAAGAAAAGCTACAACTGGCGGAAGAGGTGGCCGAGGCGGTGACGGAGAGGGCGAAGCAGGAGGCGCAGGATCACTCTGCAGAGCTCTGGAAGCACAAGACGGCGTTCGTGGAGCTCGTCTCGAGTCAACGACAAATGGAAGCCGAGATGGGCCGTGCCCTCCGGCAAGCGGAGGCAGCGAAGCAGGAGCTCGAGGAGGTACTCGAACGGAAGCAAGAAGTTGCTGCCATGGTCGACAGGCTATCGCGGGAGATGGTAAAGATGCAGAAGGATTCGGAGCAAAAGGATAAGATCTTATCCGCAATGCTGAGGAAATCCAAGCTTGACGCAGCAGAGAAGCAGCGGCTTCTGAAGGAGGTGAAGATGTCCAAGGCCAAGAAGAAGCAAGCCGAGCTGGAGATGGAGAGATGGAGGAACATGTGGGAATCAAAGCACAAGAAGAGCTCGAGGGACCTCCATTCCGTGGATGTGGGATCTTCCCAGATTCGAAGACTAGAATTGCCGCTGGAAACCAGTGGGCATAACCCCAAGAACCTCCTCCTTGATTGCTTTGCAGCTGAAGGCAAGAAAGAACAAGACTCTTCCACAACAATTGAGGATGACAACGGCACAGCTGCTGGATGCTATGATCACTACTCCAGTGATGAAGCCGATGAGCCTG ATTGGATCCGCAGGGAAACCGAGAAATATGCAACCATCCTTGAGCAGAAGCACTACGCAGAGATCGATGCATTCGCAGAACAGATGAGGCAGAAGGACGAGAAGCTCGAAGCTTTTCGCTGGCGGGTGCTGAGCATGGAGCTTGAGACGAAGCAGCTTAAATCCCACATTGAAGGGCTCGATGGTAACTTATTCCACTTGAGGGAGGAAAACATCAGATTGGAAGCCATGTTGCTGGATAAGGAACGGGAGATCAAGTCACTGAAGGAGGAAGTCAGCTTCCATGTCCGAAATGTCGAGCGGAACAGCTCGAGCTTTCTTCCATGTCCTGAGGCTTGTCTATCTCAGTCTCTTTGGCCAGAAGTCAAGATCACAAACAAGAGACCAACAGAGAAGGCGGAGAAGGATGATCAAAATGATACAGAGGACACGACAGTGATGCAGTCGGGATCACGTAGTGACAGAGAAGCTTTGCTCGAAGAAAGCGGATCCATCGATGTTGATGACACAGATTCAGCTGAGTCACCATCACCAACCAGTAATCTTCAGGACCGTATCGATAGAACAGTGAGTCTCTCTGAAGACCAAGCAAACAACATCTCGGTGACCTCCAGTTCTGCGAACAGAGAGATCGAAGAGGAGGAGGTGAACTTGGCGCGGGGCAATGCTCAAGAATCAAATGGCCGCCGAAAAGGCTGTGCTGAAACTGCAGGTGTGATGAAGGACACTTCATGGAAGATGGACATCCAAGCTCTTGCTATCTCCTACAAGATCAAAAGGCTAAAACAGCAGCTAGTTGTGCTCGAAAAGTTGGTTGGTTCACAAGCAAACAAAGATGATGCATCAAGCACACCTGACGGATCTAATGACGAGAAGAGGGATGAGCACAGGCAGCAGCTCAAGGGGCTCCTGCTACTGAAATCTCTACTCCACAAGCAACTGAAGAGATATCAGTCTCTGGAAGAGAAGACCGACGACCTGTGCAGGAGAATG CACGAGAACTATCGATCGGGAAGCAGAAGAGAGTCGCAGAATGGCAGGACAAATGAACAAACGGTGACACTGCGGCGATTCCTCGAAGAGACATTTCAGCTGCAGAGGTACATGGTGGCAACAGGACAGAAGCTGATGGAGATGCAGACGAGGATCGCATCTACCTTCTCCGGTGCTGTCATGCTTGACGAGTCGGTAAAGTTCAACATGGGGCAGTTCTCAGACATCGTTAGAACTCTTTTCCGGGAGATACAGAGAGGTCTGGAGGTGCGAATAGCTCGAGTTATTGGAGACCTCGAAGGAACACTAGCTTGTGATGGAATTCTTCACAGGTGGAGCTGTGGACATATGGTATGA
- the LOC135645052 gene encoding uncharacterized protein LOC135645052 isoform X1, with protein sequence MAGEEELLASYPMYFGVSCAFVAIDLMSRRRCLDVESSRRSRLGEMMLKGSAQLLGLLVERAQSRGGAREMKLKKAELELDELKRRRTEDAKANEKVVAIFAAHEQRWIAERKSLRLQIQALVKELQIMKSKHEDAISNLEKRLEEDERVMLLKDEALEQEQKKRKEMEEKLQLAEEVAEAVTERAKQEAQDHSAELWKHKTAFVELVSSQRQMEAEMGRALRQAEAAKQELEEVLERKQEVAAMVDRLSREMVKMQKDSEQKDKILSAMLRKSKLDAAEKQRLLKEVKMSKAKKKQAELEMERWRNMWESKHKKSSRDLHSVDVGSSQIRRLELPLETSGHNPKNLLLDCFAAEGKKEQDSSTTIEDDNGTAAGCYDHYSSDEADEPGMDDLQRLQDWIRRETEKYATILEQKHYAEIDAFAEQMRQKDEKLEAFRWRVLSMELETKQLKSHIEGLDGNLFHLREENIRLEAMLLDKEREIKSLKEEVSFHVRNVERNSSSFLPCPEACLSQSLWPEVKITNKRPTEKAEKDDQNDTEDTTVMQSGSRSDREALLEESGSIDVDDTDSAESPSPTSNLQDRIDRTVSLSEDQANNISVTSSSANREIEEEEVNLARGNAQESNGRRKGCAETAGVMKDTSWKMDIQALAISYKIKRLKQQLVVLEKLVGSQANKDDASSTPDGSNDEKRDEHRQQLKGLLLLKSLLHKQLKRYQSLEEKTDDLCRRMHENYRSGSRRESQNGRTNEQTVTLRRFLEETFQLQRYMVATGQKLMEMQTRIASTFSGAVMLDESVKFNMGQFSDIVRTLFREIQRGLEVRIARVIGDLEGTLACDGILHRWSCGHMV encoded by the exons ATGGCAGGCGAGGAGGAACTGTTAGCTTCCTATCCCATGTATTTTGGAGTTTCTTGCGCTTTCGTTGCTATCGATCTTATGTCGAGGAGGAGATGTCTTGATGTGGAGAGCAGCCGGCGTTCTCGCTTAGGGGAAATGATGCTCAAGGGGAGTGCTCAGCTGCTGGGTTTGCTTGTGGAGAGAGCTCAAAGCAGGGGAGGGGCTCGGGAGATGAAGCTAAAGAAAGCTGAATTGGAGCTCGATGAGCTGAAGCGGAGAAGAACCGAGGACGCCAAGGCCAATGAGAAAGTCGTCGCCATCTTCGCTGCCCATGAACAGAGATGGATTGCGGAAAGGAAGAGTCTGAGGCTTCAGATCCAAGCTCTGGTCAAGGAGCTGCAGATCATGAAGTCAAAGCACGAAGACGCCATTTCGAATTTGGAGAAGAGGCTCGAGGAGGATGAGCGAGTGATGCTACTCAAGGACGAGGCCTTGGAGCAGGagcagaagaagaggaaggagatgGAAGAAAAGCTACAACTGGCGGAAGAGGTGGCCGAGGCGGTGACGGAGAGGGCGAAGCAGGAGGCGCAGGATCACTCTGCAGAGCTCTGGAAGCACAAGACGGCGTTCGTGGAGCTCGTCTCGAGTCAACGACAAATGGAAGCCGAGATGGGCCGTGCCCTCCGGCAAGCGGAGGCAGCGAAGCAGGAGCTCGAGGAGGTACTCGAACGGAAGCAAGAAGTTGCTGCCATGGTCGACAGGCTATCGCGGGAGATGGTAAAGATGCAGAAGGATTCGGAGCAAAAGGATAAGATCTTATCCGCAATGCTGAGGAAATCCAAGCTTGACGCAGCAGAGAAGCAGCGGCTTCTGAAGGAGGTGAAGATGTCCAAGGCCAAGAAGAAGCAAGCCGAGCTGGAGATGGAGAGATGGAGGAACATGTGGGAATCAAAGCACAAGAAGAGCTCGAGGGACCTCCATTCCGTGGATGTGGGATCTTCCCAGATTCGAAGACTAGAATTGCCGCTGGAAACCAGTGGGCATAACCCCAAGAACCTCCTCCTTGATTGCTTTGCAGCTGAAGGCAAGAAAGAACAAGACTCTTCCACAACAATTGAGGATGACAACGGCACAGCTGCTGGATGCTATGATCACTACTCCAGTGATGAAGCCGATGAGCCTG GCATGGATGACTTGCAACGATTGCAAGATTGGATCCGCAGGGAAACCGAGAAATATGCAACCATCCTTGAGCAGAAGCACTACGCAGAGATCGATGCATTCGCAGAACAGATGAGGCAGAAGGACGAGAAGCTCGAAGCTTTTCGCTGGCGGGTGCTGAGCATGGAGCTTGAGACGAAGCAGCTTAAATCCCACATTGAAGGGCTCGATGGTAACTTATTCCACTTGAGGGAGGAAAACATCAGATTGGAAGCCATGTTGCTGGATAAGGAACGGGAGATCAAGTCACTGAAGGAGGAAGTCAGCTTCCATGTCCGAAATGTCGAGCGGAACAGCTCGAGCTTTCTTCCATGTCCTGAGGCTTGTCTATCTCAGTCTCTTTGGCCAGAAGTCAAGATCACAAACAAGAGACCAACAGAGAAGGCGGAGAAGGATGATCAAAATGATACAGAGGACACGACAGTGATGCAGTCGGGATCACGTAGTGACAGAGAAGCTTTGCTCGAAGAAAGCGGATCCATCGATGTTGATGACACAGATTCAGCTGAGTCACCATCACCAACCAGTAATCTTCAGGACCGTATCGATAGAACAGTGAGTCTCTCTGAAGACCAAGCAAACAACATCTCGGTGACCTCCAGTTCTGCGAACAGAGAGATCGAAGAGGAGGAGGTGAACTTGGCGCGGGGCAATGCTCAAGAATCAAATGGCCGCCGAAAAGGCTGTGCTGAAACTGCAGGTGTGATGAAGGACACTTCATGGAAGATGGACATCCAAGCTCTTGCTATCTCCTACAAGATCAAAAGGCTAAAACAGCAGCTAGTTGTGCTCGAAAAGTTGGTTGGTTCACAAGCAAACAAAGATGATGCATCAAGCACACCTGACGGATCTAATGACGAGAAGAGGGATGAGCACAGGCAGCAGCTCAAGGGGCTCCTGCTACTGAAATCTCTACTCCACAAGCAACTGAAGAGATATCAGTCTCTGGAAGAGAAGACCGACGACCTGTGCAGGAGAATG CACGAGAACTATCGATCGGGAAGCAGAAGAGAGTCGCAGAATGGCAGGACAAATGAACAAACGGTGACACTGCGGCGATTCCTCGAAGAGACATTTCAGCTGCAGAGGTACATGGTGGCAACAGGACAGAAGCTGATGGAGATGCAGACGAGGATCGCATCTACCTTCTCCGGTGCTGTCATGCTTGACGAGTCGGTAAAGTTCAACATGGGGCAGTTCTCAGACATCGTTAGAACTCTTTTCCGGGAGATACAGAGAGGTCTGGAGGTGCGAATAGCTCGAGTTATTGGAGACCTCGAAGGAACACTAGCTTGTGATGGAATTCTTCACAGGTGGAGCTGTGGACATATGGTATGA
- the LOC135644650 gene encoding bidirectional sugar transporter SWEET4-like, translated as MVVSADTFRTVVGIIGNGTALVLFLSPAPTFHRIWRSGSVEQFHATPYLATLLNCLFWILYGLPMVHPHSTLILTINGSGLVIELVYVLIFLRCSDGARKLRVFSVLLAEILLVGAVAAVDLTLVHGYQRRSLIVGVLCVVFGTVMYAAPLSVMQQVIKTKSVEFMPLSLSLASFLNGVCWTTYALIRFDLFITIPNGLGVAFAVAQLVLHMMYHASTKQQIKERKMKIEMGLAKPNGSLKEDLEAGSRNGS; from the exons ATGGTGGTTTCAGCGGATACCTTTCGCACAGTTGTTGGGATCATAG GAAATGGAACCGCTCTGGTGCTGTTCTTGTCGCCAGC CCCAACGTTTCACAGGATATGGAGAAGTGGGAGCGTGGAGCAGTTCCACGCCACCCCCTACCTCGCCACCCTCCTCAACTGCTTGTTTTGGATACTGTACGGCCTGCCCATGGTGCACCCACACAGCACCTTAATCCTCACCATCAACGGCTCCGGCCTCGTCATCGAGCTCGTCTACGTCCTCATCTTCCTGCGGTGCTCCGACGGAGCCCGGAAGCTGCGCGTGTTCTCGGTGCTGCTGGCGGAGATCCTTCTCGTGGGTGCAGTGGCTGCCGTCGACCTTACGCTCGTCCACGGATACCAGCGGCGCTCGTTGATCGTTGGAGTGCTGTGTGTCGTTTTTGGGACCGTGATGTACGCTGCGCCCTTGTCCGTCATG CAACAGGTGATCAAGACGAAGAGCGTGGAGTTCATGCCTCTCTCCCTGTCGCTTGCTTCCTTCCTCAATGGTGTGTGTTGGACTACATACGCTCTCATCCGTTTCGACCTCTTTATCACT ATTCCAAATGGCCTGGGAGTGGCATTTGCAGTGGCCCAGCTGGTACTGCACATGATGTACCATGCATCCACTAAACAGCAGATCAAAGAACGGAAGATGAAGATAGAGATGGGACTGGCGAAGCCAAATGGGAGCCTCAAAGAGGACCTGGAAGCCGGGAGCAGAAATGGAAGTTAG